From Microcystis aeruginosa NIES-2549, a single genomic window includes:
- a CDS encoding TatD family hydrolase, with the protein MQLIDTHVHLNFDVLQADLPAISERWRSVGVVHLVHSCVEPEEFAAIKAIADQFEEISFAVGLHPLDAQKWRDNSADQIESLARSDRRVVAIGEMGLDFYKADNQEQQKQVFWTQLEIAHRLDKPVIIHCRDAAMVMREEISAFRQQVGQIRGVMHCWTGNPEETQWFLDLGFYISFSGIVTFKNSKTVQAAAQIVPSDRLLIETDCPFLSPNPHRGKPCEPSFVFHVAETVARLRGYPVETLAEQTTHNARNLFQLPS; encoded by the coding sequence ATGCAATTAATAGATACGCACGTTCATCTGAACTTTGACGTTTTGCAAGCCGACTTGCCCGCTATCTCCGAACGTTGGCGAAGTGTAGGAGTCGTTCATCTGGTTCACTCCTGTGTTGAACCGGAAGAATTTGCGGCGATTAAAGCCATTGCTGATCAATTTGAGGAAATTTCCTTCGCCGTCGGTTTACATCCCCTAGATGCCCAAAAATGGCGAGATAATAGTGCCGATCAGATCGAATCCCTAGCCCGATCTGATCGGCGCGTTGTGGCGATCGGGGAAATGGGTTTAGATTTCTATAAAGCGGATAATCAAGAGCAGCAAAAACAGGTCTTTTGGACGCAACTAGAAATCGCCCATCGTCTCGATAAACCCGTGATTATCCATTGTCGAGATGCGGCCATGGTCATGCGGGAGGAAATCAGCGCCTTTCGGCAACAAGTGGGCCAAATTCGCGGCGTGATGCACTGCTGGACGGGCAACCCCGAAGAAACTCAATGGTTTTTAGATTTGGGTTTTTACATCAGCTTTAGCGGCATTGTCACCTTCAAAAACAGTAAAACCGTGCAAGCTGCCGCCCAAATCGTCCCCAGCGATCGCCTACTGATCGAAACCGATTGCCCCTTTCTCTCCCCCAATCCCCACCGCGGTAAACCCTGTGAACCCTCTTTCGTCTTCCATGTGGCCGAAACCGTCGCCCGCCTGCGCGGCTATCCGGTCGAAACCCTAGCCGAACAAACCACCCACAACGCCCGCAACTTATTTCAACTCCCCAGTTAA
- the rpsT gene encoding 30S ribosomal protein S20: MANTKSALKRVQISERNRLRNKAYKSAVRTLIKKCLVAVSAYGANPSPEGLESAQQALSEAYSKIDKAVKRNVLHRNNGARKKASLAKALQKVSQAS, encoded by the coding sequence GTGGCTAATACAAAGTCTGCACTCAAACGAGTCCAAATCTCCGAAAGAAATCGTCTACGCAACAAAGCGTACAAGTCAGCCGTAAGAACCCTGATCAAAAAATGTCTTGTCGCTGTCTCGGCCTACGGAGCCAACCCCAGCCCAGAAGGCTTAGAAAGCGCCCAACAAGCTCTATCTGAAGCCTACAGTAAAATCGATAAAGCCGTCAAGCGCAACGTCTTGCACCGAAACAACGGTGCTAGAAAAAAAGCCAGTTTAGCCAAAGCTTTGCAAAAAGTTAGCCAAGCTTCCTAA
- the gmd gene encoding GDP-mannose 4,6-dehydratase gives MTQPKRALITGITGQDGSYLSELLLEKGYQVHGIIRRTSTFNTDRIDHIYTDPHQPDTKLFLHYGDLTDGTTLRRILEQVQPVEVYNLGAQSHVRVSFDAPEYTVDAVGVGVLRLLEAIRDYQKRTGIEVRFYQAGSSEMFGKVMEVPQKETTPFYPRSPYACAKVYGHWQTINYRESYDLFACNGILFNHESPRRGETFVTRKITRALARIIAGQQKKLYLGNLDSKRDWGYAKDYVRAMWLMLQQEEPDDYVVATNETYSIREFLDISFQYVNLNWQDYVEFDERYLRPAEVDLLIGDSTKARDKLGWQPSVTFEGLVKLMVDADLAALGINLNNAGDSEQLLKDLAYLRNRSLIAVD, from the coding sequence ATGACTCAACCGAAACGCGCCCTCATTACCGGCATCACCGGTCAAGATGGTTCCTATCTGAGCGAATTGTTACTAGAAAAAGGCTATCAAGTCCACGGTATCATCCGTCGTACCTCAACTTTTAACACCGATCGCATCGATCATATCTACACTGACCCCCACCAGCCCGATACTAAATTATTTCTTCATTATGGCGACCTCACCGACGGGACGACCCTGCGGCGTATTCTCGAACAAGTGCAGCCGGTAGAAGTGTATAATTTAGGGGCCCAATCCCATGTGCGGGTTAGTTTTGATGCCCCAGAATACACCGTTGATGCTGTGGGGGTGGGAGTTTTAAGATTACTAGAAGCAATTCGGGATTACCAAAAAAGAACCGGCATCGAAGTGCGTTTCTATCAAGCAGGTTCCTCGGAAATGTTCGGGAAAGTCATGGAAGTTCCCCAAAAAGAAACCACGCCATTTTATCCCCGCAGTCCCTACGCTTGTGCGAAAGTTTACGGTCACTGGCAAACAATCAACTATCGGGAATCCTACGACTTATTTGCCTGTAACGGCATTTTATTTAACCATGAATCCCCCCGGCGTGGAGAAACTTTTGTCACGCGCAAAATTACCCGCGCTTTGGCCCGAATTATTGCTGGACAACAGAAAAAACTCTATTTAGGAAATCTCGATTCTAAAAGGGATTGGGGTTATGCTAAGGATTATGTGCGGGCGATGTGGTTAATGTTACAACAGGAAGAACCGGATGATTATGTAGTGGCGACAAATGAAACCTATTCTATCCGGGAGTTTCTCGATATTTCTTTCCAATACGTTAATTTAAATTGGCAGGATTATGTGGAGTTTGATGAACGTTATTTGCGTCCGGCGGAAGTGGATTTATTAATAGGAGATTCCACAAAAGCCAGGGATAAATTAGGTTGGCAGCCGTCGGTGACGTTCGAGGGACTGGTAAAATTAATGGTAGATGCGGATTTAGCGGCTTTGGGGATTAATCTTAATAACGCTGGTGATAGCGAACAGTTATTAAAAGATTTGGCTTATCTTCGCAATCGTTCCTTAATTGCCGTCGATTAA
- a CDS encoding glycosyltransferase, which translates to MSHAPQVSVIIPCYNQGRYLDDAISSLLVQKYQSLEILVIDDGSTEPETIEILQDYQQPKTRIIRTENQGVATARNLGIAQAQGTYILPLDADDKIADSYLEKAVTLLESNEQLGIVYCEAEYFGDRQGIWPLPEYKFPDILVDNMIFCSGLFRKSDWETVGGYNTNLIYGWEDHDFWLSLIELGREVYRIPEVLFFYRQKADSMSRSMTAEHYIYSYTQLFYNHPQLYSQNIQAIFAALVTLKVDIFAQLEQARERIKQLEIHEQELQQELQKTQLDYREADSKIAAMEKSKFWQMRRAWIKMQKLLGLLEKDPIYS; encoded by the coding sequence ATGAGTCATGCTCCTCAAGTTTCCGTAATTATTCCTTGCTATAATCAAGGTCGCTATCTTGATGATGCGATCTCATCTCTTTTAGTACAAAAATACCAAAGCCTTGAAATCCTTGTCATCGATGATGGCTCCACAGAACCGGAAACCATCGAGATTTTACAAGATTATCAACAGCCAAAAACCCGGATCATCCGCACAGAAAATCAAGGGGTTGCCACAGCGAGAAATCTAGGAATTGCCCAAGCGCAAGGAACCTATATTCTTCCCCTTGATGCCGATGATAAAATTGCCGATTCTTATCTAGAAAAAGCGGTTACTTTGCTAGAAAGTAATGAGCAATTAGGGATAGTTTATTGCGAAGCGGAGTATTTTGGGGATAGACAAGGAATTTGGCCGCTGCCTGAGTATAAATTTCCAGATATATTAGTAGATAATATGATATTTTGCTCCGGTTTGTTTCGGAAATCCGACTGGGAAACTGTGGGGGGCTATAATACTAATTTAATTTATGGTTGGGAAGATCACGATTTTTGGTTATCTCTGATCGAATTAGGTCGAGAAGTCTATCGTATCCCAGAAGTGTTATTTTTCTATCGACAAAAAGCTGATTCTATGAGTCGCTCAATGACCGCAGAACACTATATTTATTCCTATACGCAGCTTTTCTATAATCATCCCCAACTTTACTCCCAAAATATCCAAGCCATTTTTGCCGCTTTAGTCACCTTAAAAGTCGATATATTCGCTCAGTTGGAACAGGCTAGAGAACGAATTAAACAATTAGAAATTCATGAACAAGAATTGCAACAAGAATTGCAAAAAACCCAATTGGATTATCGAGAAGCTGACAGTAAAATAGCCGCAATGGAAAAAAGTAAATTCTGGCAAATGAGAAGGGCTTGGATTAAAATGCAAAAATTGCTAGGTTTGCTGGAAAAAGACCCTATTTATTCCTAA